In one Aeromicrobium erythreum genomic region, the following are encoded:
- the mshB gene encoding N-acetyl-1-D-myo-inositol-2-amino-2-deoxy-alpha-D-glucopyranoside deacetylase: MALPDRRLLLVHAHPDDETINNGATMAKYVSEGAHVTLVTCTLGEMGEILVPELEHLAADRDDALGEHRLTELTEAMRLLGVTDFRRLGGDGRFRDSGMKWGDDGNATAADDIHENAFWHADLLEATNELVAVIREVRPQVLVTYDDFGNYGHPDHVQAHRVAHYAVALAAARSYRHDLGDAWDVAKVYWTAMSARAMREGIKEIREAGDLQFMEGLDPDHLPPFAIDDDDLDAEIDGSPWVDAKLDAMRAHATQISVDGPFFALSNDVAFRAWGTEHYRLVKGVAAPVPGTSFEDDLFAGTGV; encoded by the coding sequence ATGGCCCTGCCCGACCGTCGTCTCCTGCTCGTCCACGCCCATCCCGACGACGAGACCATCAACAACGGCGCCACGATGGCGAAGTACGTGAGCGAGGGCGCGCACGTCACGCTGGTCACCTGCACGCTGGGCGAGATGGGCGAGATCCTCGTGCCCGAGCTCGAGCACCTGGCCGCCGACCGCGACGACGCGCTCGGCGAGCACCGGCTCACCGAGCTGACCGAGGCGATGCGGCTGCTGGGCGTCACGGACTTCCGGCGGCTCGGCGGCGACGGCCGGTTCCGCGACTCCGGCATGAAGTGGGGCGACGACGGCAACGCCACGGCCGCCGACGACATCCACGAGAACGCCTTCTGGCACGCCGACCTGCTCGAGGCGACGAACGAGCTGGTCGCCGTGATCCGCGAGGTCCGTCCCCAGGTGCTGGTGACCTACGACGACTTCGGCAACTACGGCCACCCCGACCACGTGCAGGCGCACCGCGTCGCGCACTACGCCGTCGCGCTCGCCGCGGCCCGCTCCTACCGCCACGACCTCGGCGACGCGTGGGACGTCGCCAAGGTCTACTGGACGGCGATGTCGGCCCGGGCGATGCGCGAGGGCATCAAGGAGATCCGCGAGGCCGGCGACCTGCAGTTCATGGAGGGGCTCGACCCCGACCACCTGCCACCCTTCGCCATCGACGACGACGACCTCGACGCCGAGATCGACGGCAGCCCGTGGGTCGACGCGAAGCTCGACGCCATGCGTGCCCACGCCACGCAGATCTCGGTCGACGGGCCGTTCTTCGCCCTCTCCAACGACGTGGCGTTCCGCGCGTGGGGCACCGAGCACTACCGCCTGGTCAAGGGTGTCGCGGCACCCGTGCCCGGCACGTCGTTCGAGGACGACCTCTTCGCCGGCACGGGCGTGTGA
- a CDS encoding prolyl oligopeptidase family serine peptidase, which yields MSVSYPRLAARTARFTLGIPRDLTVSPDGSTVWFVRTADGVSRTGALWAHDVATGEERVLVDPAALLADGEQLSAAERARRERSREQGAGVVGYATDTAGRWASFALSGRAWAVELASGEVHELPTVDGVIDPRVDPTGRRVAYAADGALRVVDLPGGASSTEPADTALATPDTPTQVWGQAEFIAAEEMGRFRGFWWAPDGESLLVERYDDAPVATWHVADPEHPDRAPVEQRYPAAGTANSDVTLWHVTLDGQRTEVGWDHERFEYLASVTWTEHGAPVLQVLTRDQRTAGVLAVDIADGSTRTLRTLTDEAWVEVLSAPRYAAGGRLVSVEDVTGAPGEEARQVVVDGTPVGPRGWQVRGIVSTHPDAVVVTASQEPTEVQVVRVGLDGSVEPLTSGQAVHGAAVGGGTTVVSRSALDTVGTTFTVHRDGSDAVSQLRVVAEPAPFDPAVTMVSVGARQLRAAVLFPRDHVPGSRRLPVLMDPYGGPHAQRVLASARMFLEAQWLADQGFCVVVADGRGTPGRGKAWEREVLDSFATVTLDDQVDALAGVAERWPDDVDTSRVGITGWSYGGYLSALAVLARPDVFHAAVAGAPVTEWRLYDTCYTERYLGHPDEQPDVYDRNSLMPLAERLERPLMLIHGLADDNVVAAHTLRLSSALLAAGRAHTVLPLSGVTHMTPQEVVAENLKLLQVDFLRTHLDA from the coding sequence ATGAGCGTCTCCTACCCTCGCCTCGCCGCCCGCACCGCCCGGTTCACCCTCGGCATCCCGCGCGACCTCACCGTCTCGCCGGACGGTTCGACCGTGTGGTTCGTGCGCACCGCCGACGGCGTCTCGCGCACCGGTGCGCTGTGGGCGCACGACGTCGCGACGGGCGAGGAGCGCGTGCTCGTCGACCCCGCGGCGCTGCTGGCCGACGGCGAGCAGCTGTCGGCGGCGGAGCGGGCCCGGCGGGAGCGCTCGCGCGAGCAGGGTGCGGGCGTCGTCGGGTACGCGACCGACACGGCGGGACGCTGGGCGTCGTTCGCGCTCTCGGGTCGCGCCTGGGCGGTCGAGCTGGCGTCCGGCGAGGTGCACGAGCTGCCGACTGTCGACGGCGTGATCGACCCGCGGGTCGACCCGACCGGTCGACGCGTGGCCTACGCGGCCGACGGAGCACTGCGCGTCGTCGACCTGCCGGGAGGCGCGTCGAGCACCGAGCCGGCCGACACGGCCCTGGCCACGCCGGACACCCCGACGCAGGTGTGGGGGCAGGCCGAGTTCATCGCCGCCGAGGAGATGGGCCGCTTCCGCGGGTTCTGGTGGGCGCCGGACGGCGAGTCGCTGCTCGTCGAGCGGTACGACGACGCCCCGGTCGCGACCTGGCACGTGGCCGACCCCGAGCACCCCGACCGCGCGCCGGTCGAGCAGCGCTACCCGGCCGCCGGCACCGCCAACAGCGACGTCACCCTCTGGCACGTCACGCTCGACGGTCAGCGCACGGAGGTCGGATGGGACCACGAGCGGTTCGAGTACCTGGCCTCGGTCACCTGGACCGAGCACGGCGCACCCGTGCTGCAGGTCCTCACCCGCGACCAGCGCACCGCGGGGGTGCTCGCGGTCGACATCGCCGACGGCTCGACGCGCACCCTCCGCACCCTCACCGACGAGGCGTGGGTCGAGGTGCTGAGCGCGCCGCGGTACGCGGCCGGTGGCCGGCTGGTCTCCGTCGAGGACGTGACAGGGGCGCCGGGGGAGGAGGCGCGCCAGGTCGTCGTCGACGGGACCCCGGTCGGCCCGCGGGGCTGGCAGGTGCGCGGCATCGTCAGCACCCACCCCGACGCCGTCGTCGTGACCGCGTCGCAGGAGCCCACCGAGGTGCAGGTCGTGCGCGTCGGCCTCGACGGCTCCGTCGAGCCGCTGACGTCGGGCCAGGCCGTGCACGGGGCCGCGGTCGGCGGTGGCACCACGGTGGTGAGCCGGTCGGCGCTCGACACGGTGGGCACGACGTTCACGGTGCACCGCGACGGCTCCGACGCCGTGTCGCAGCTGCGCGTCGTGGCCGAGCCCGCTCCCTTCGACCCCGCGGTGACGATGGTGTCGGTCGGCGCCCGGCAGCTGCGCGCCGCCGTCCTGTTCCCGCGCGACCACGTGCCGGGGTCGCGTCGCCTGCCCGTCCTCATGGACCCCTACGGCGGACCGCACGCCCAGCGCGTGCTCGCGTCGGCCCGTATGTTCCTCGAGGCCCAGTGGCTGGCCGACCAGGGCTTCTGCGTCGTCGTCGCCGACGGTCGCGGCACGCCCGGGCGCGGCAAGGCGTGGGAGCGCGAGGTGCTCGACTCCTTCGCCACGGTGACGCTCGACGACCAGGTCGACGCCCTCGCCGGCGTCGCCGAGCGCTGGCCCGACGACGTCGACACCTCGCGCGTGGGCATCACGGGCTGGTCGTACGGCGGCTACCTGTCGGCGCTCGCGGTGCTCGCCCGGCCCGACGTGTTCCACGCGGCCGTCGCCGGCGCGCCCGTGACCGAGTGGCGGCTCTACGACACCTGCTACACCGAGCGCTACCTGGGCCACCCCGACGAGCAGCCCGACGTCTACGACCGCAACTCGCTGATGCCCCTCGCCGAGCGGCTCGAGCGACCGCTCATGCTCATCCACGGGCTGGCCGACGACAACGTGGTCGCCGCGCACACCCTGCGGCTCTCCTCGGCGCTGCTCGCCGCAGGTCGGGCGCACACGGTGCTGCCGCTGTCGGGCGTCACCCACATGACCCCGCAGGAGGTCGTCGCGGAGAACCTCAAGCTGCTCCAGGTCGACTTCCTGCGCACCCACCTCGACGCCTGA
- a CDS encoding cupin domain-containing protein, with protein MTAKASDVPSTAARLALEPHPEGGWYRQTWRSPVDVTLPDGRVRPTATLIWFLLPAGDSSAWHRVASDELWLAHTGEVALELGGSGAVPEAVERHVVGVGATQVSQLLVPAGVWQRTLPGEQEALVSCVVSPGFDFDDFALHEG; from the coding sequence ATGACCGCCAAGGCCTCCGACGTCCCCAGCACTGCCGCCCGCCTCGCGCTGGAGCCGCACCCGGAGGGCGGGTGGTACCGCCAGACGTGGCGCTCGCCGGTCGACGTGACGCTGCCCGACGGTCGCGTGAGACCCACCGCGACCCTGATCTGGTTCCTCCTGCCGGCCGGCGACTCCTCCGCCTGGCACCGGGTCGCGTCGGACGAGCTGTGGCTGGCCCACACGGGCGAGGTCGCCCTAGAGCTGGGCGGCTCCGGAGCCGTGCCGGAGGCCGTCGAGCGGCATGTGGTCGGGGTCGGCGCCACGCAGGTGTCGCAGCTGCTCGTGCCGGCGGGCGTCTGGCAGCGGACGCTTCCGGGCGAGCAGGAGGCGCTGGTGAGCTGCGTGGTCTCGCCCGGCTTCGACTTCGACGACTTCGCCCTGCACGAGGGCTGA
- a CDS encoding ABC-F family ATP-binding cassette domain-containing protein, producing the protein MSATLSLHHLTHTWPDGTTVLAHVDLDLGPGVHGLVGTNGSGKSTLLRLFTGDLTPTEGVVAVGGTVELLPQDPVPSVRGLSVAHVLDVADTLTALRAVEAGSTDPRDFDAVGDDWDVEERARAWLDRLGLPRVGLDRDAASLSGGELVLLALAARLLRRPDVLLLDEPTNNLDRRARAHLAEALHGFGGVALVASHDRELLEHVDSIVEVHAGTVRTVTGGFSVYEEVLDAEQDAAGRAVRDARADVRRQQRELVEARTKLDRRSRTAAKAEAEKRVPKIVAHGRRMQAQVSAGRLRGAHEDHVEQARARLDAAQERVRDDREVRLELPATAVPRSRDVVVADGLVLPRVGTALDLHLRGPERVALVGPNGSGKSTLLQVLLGELAPKAGSVRVGVPVGHLAQRPALPDEQASVVDNVRRAAPDVPPQTARAQLARLLFRGRDADRVVATLSGGERLRAALACVLLAEPAPQLLLLDEPTNDLDLVSVGHLVDALRGYEGALLVVSHDERFLDDLGLDRRVELPSPGEVVPLA; encoded by the coding sequence ATGTCCGCGACCCTGTCCCTGCACCACCTCACCCACACCTGGCCCGACGGCACCACCGTGCTCGCCCACGTCGACCTCGACCTCGGACCCGGCGTCCACGGCCTCGTCGGCACGAACGGAAGCGGCAAGTCGACCCTGCTCCGGCTGTTCACCGGCGACCTGACGCCCACCGAGGGGGTCGTCGCGGTCGGCGGCACCGTCGAGCTGTTGCCGCAGGACCCCGTGCCCTCGGTACGCGGACTCAGCGTCGCGCACGTGCTCGACGTCGCCGACACCCTCACGGCCCTGCGAGCCGTCGAGGCCGGGAGCACCGACCCCCGCGACTTCGACGCCGTCGGCGACGACTGGGACGTCGAGGAGCGGGCGCGCGCCTGGCTCGACCGGCTCGGGCTCCCCCGGGTCGGGCTCGACCGCGACGCCGCGAGCCTCTCGGGCGGCGAGCTGGTGCTGCTGGCGCTGGCCGCTCGGCTCCTGCGCCGCCCGGACGTGCTCCTGCTCGACGAGCCGACGAACAATCTCGATCGTCGCGCCCGTGCACACCTGGCCGAGGCGCTGCACGGATTCGGTGGCGTGGCCCTCGTGGCGAGCCACGACCGCGAGCTCCTCGAGCACGTCGACAGCATCGTGGAGGTGCACGCCGGCACCGTCCGTACGGTCACCGGCGGGTTCTCCGTCTACGAGGAGGTGCTCGACGCCGAGCAGGACGCGGCCGGACGCGCCGTGCGCGATGCCCGCGCCGACGTCAGGCGTCAGCAGCGCGAGCTCGTGGAGGCTCGCACGAAGCTCGACCGCCGGTCCCGCACTGCCGCAAAGGCCGAGGCGGAGAAGCGGGTGCCGAAGATCGTCGCGCACGGTCGACGGATGCAGGCGCAGGTCTCGGCGGGACGCCTCCGCGGCGCGCACGAGGACCACGTCGAGCAGGCCAGGGCGCGACTCGACGCCGCCCAGGAGCGGGTCCGGGACGACCGCGAGGTGCGACTCGAGCTGCCCGCCACCGCGGTCCCCCGGAGTCGCGACGTGGTGGTCGCGGACGGCCTCGTGCTGCCGCGCGTCGGCACGGCGCTCGACCTGCATCTCCGAGGTCCGGAGCGGGTGGCCCTCGTGGGCCCGAACGGCAGCGGCAAGTCGACGCTGCTGCAGGTGCTGCTCGGCGAGCTCGCCCCGAAGGCCGGCAGCGTCCGCGTCGGCGTGCCCGTGGGGCACCTCGCGCAGCGCCCGGCGCTCCCCGACGAGCAGGCCAGCGTGGTCGACAACGTCCGCCGAGCAGCGCCCGACGTCCCGCCCCAGACGGCCCGCGCCCAACTCGCTCGGCTGCTGTTCCGTGGACGCGACGCCGACCGTGTCGTCGCCACGCTGTCCGGTGGCGAACGCCTGCGGGCCGCCCTGGCGTGCGTGCTGCTGGCGGAGCCCGCGCCGCAGCTCCTGCTGCTCGACGAGCCCACCAACGACCTCGACCTGGTCAGCGTCGGGCACCTGGTCGACGCGCTGCGCGGCTACGAGGGCGCCCTGCTGGTGGTGAGCCACGACGAGCGGTTCCTCGACGACCTCGGCCTCGACCGTCGCGTGGAGCTTCCCTCACCCGGCGAGGTGGTCCCGCTGGCCTGA
- a CDS encoding YqjF family protein has protein sequence MDPDGPALHGPRLMRQTWADIAFVHWAVDPDVVAPFMPAGVRPDVLDGRSYVGLIPFRMQHAGFGRGPAVPWLGTFHETNVRLYSVDDTGRHGVVFLSLESARLVVSALARLVFGTPYTWARMRVEEHDGVHRYTTSRRWPGPRGAGGRIEVRPGERLEEPSELEHFVTARFGLHTRVLGRTWWVPNTHTAWPLHRAELTSLDDTLLEAAGFPGLAGTAPASVLWSPGTFTTFGLPRRGVPARAAAAG, from the coding sequence GTGGACCCCGACGGACCTGCCCTGCACGGACCCCGGCTCATGCGACAGACGTGGGCGGACATCGCCTTCGTCCACTGGGCCGTCGACCCCGACGTCGTCGCGCCGTTCATGCCGGCAGGGGTCCGGCCCGACGTGCTCGACGGTCGGTCGTACGTGGGCCTGATCCCGTTCCGGATGCAGCACGCGGGCTTCGGGCGCGGGCCGGCGGTCCCGTGGCTGGGCACGTTCCACGAGACGAACGTGCGTCTGTACTCGGTGGACGACACCGGACGTCACGGCGTCGTGTTCCTGTCGCTGGAGTCGGCCCGGCTCGTCGTGTCGGCACTCGCCCGGCTCGTCTTCGGCACGCCGTACACCTGGGCGCGGATGCGGGTCGAGGAGCACGACGGTGTGCACCGCTACACGACGTCGCGACGCTGGCCCGGACCACGGGGCGCGGGCGGTCGGATCGAGGTGCGGCCCGGCGAACGCCTGGAGGAGCCGAGCGAGCTCGAGCACTTCGTCACGGCTCGCTTCGGGCTGCACACCCGGGTGCTCGGACGCACGTGGTGGGTGCCGAACACGCACACCGCCTGGCCGCTGCACCGCGCCGAGCTGACCTCGCTCGACGACACGCTGCTGGAGGCCGCCGGCTTCCCCGGCCTGGCAGGCACGGCGCCGGCGTCGGTGCTGTGGTCGCCCGGCACGTTCACGACGTTCGGGCTCCCGCGCCGTGGCGTGCCGGCGCGGGCAGCAGCCGCCGGGTGA
- a CDS encoding bile acid:sodium symporter family protein — translation MDSALSTVGLPVALGIIMLGLGLSLTPEDFRRVGRHAKAVVVALACQLLLLPLLCFGLVTAFDLDPLLAVGMLLLAASPGGTSANLYSHLFRGDVALNVSLTAINSVVAIGTLPLITNLAIAHYGLDDEVSLQFRKVFEVFVVVLAPVLLGMLVRRRRPELAARADRPVRTASAVILLVLVLGILASTGSDAGDYLRQVGLPAALFCVVSLVVGFAVPRLVGLGPAQAVASSFEIGVHNATLAIYVAVEVLGETAISVPGAVYGVLMFPLAALWGVLLTRRLLPAPARHGAGARTS, via the coding sequence ATGGACTCCGCACTCTCCACGGTCGGCCTACCCGTCGCCCTCGGCATCATCATGCTGGGGCTCGGCCTCTCGCTCACGCCCGAGGACTTCCGTCGGGTCGGGCGCCACGCGAAGGCGGTGGTGGTCGCGCTGGCGTGCCAGCTGCTCCTCCTGCCGCTGCTCTGCTTCGGCCTCGTCACCGCCTTCGACCTCGACCCCCTGCTCGCCGTGGGCATGCTGCTGCTGGCGGCGTCGCCCGGCGGGACGTCGGCGAACCTCTACAGCCACCTCTTCCGGGGCGACGTCGCGCTCAACGTGTCGCTGACGGCGATCAACTCCGTCGTCGCGATCGGCACGCTCCCGCTGATCACCAACCTCGCGATCGCGCACTACGGTCTCGACGACGAGGTCTCGCTGCAGTTCCGGAAGGTGTTCGAGGTCTTCGTGGTCGTCCTGGCGCCCGTGCTGCTCGGCATGCTGGTGCGGCGCCGACGGCCGGAGCTCGCGGCCCGTGCCGACCGTCCGGTGCGCACCGCGTCGGCCGTCATCCTGCTCGTGCTCGTCCTCGGGATCCTCGCGAGCACCGGCTCCGACGCGGGCGACTACCTGCGCCAGGTCGGGCTCCCCGCCGCGCTGTTCTGCGTGGTGAGCCTCGTGGTCGGGTTCGCGGTGCCCCGCCTCGTCGGGCTCGGCCCGGCGCAGGCGGTGGCCAGCTCGTTCGAGATCGGCGTGCACAACGCGACGCTGGCCATCTACGTCGCGGTCGAGGTGCTCGGCGAGACGGCGATCTCGGTGCCCGGCGCGGTCTACGGCGTGCTGATGTTCCCGCTCGCGGCGCTGTGGGGCGTGCTGCTCACCCGGCGGCTGCTGCCCGCGCCGGCACGCCACGGCGCGGGAGCCCGAACGTCGTGA
- a CDS encoding phosphotransferase, with protein MDDAPDADGPDVEHLPGAVGGALRIGRTVRRPTGPWTPAVHRLLAFLADEGLGGVPRVEGLDDQGREVLSYVEGRGVPVDDEVVLDTVLVEAVTWLRGYHDVVEGFRPEEPLRWRGTGEEPVTLAPDQVVCHHDPGAYNWIVQSGHFVAMIDWDMAGPGRAIDDLAFLAWTGVPLYRDIGVEETARRLDLVVEAYGEWGPMTLLDAVVERMTTASERIAAGIARGDAGIANLQKVGEPQRTRDRVAAFRERVPAILDALP; from the coding sequence GTGGACGACGCACCAGACGCCGACGGCCCCGACGTCGAGCACCTCCCGGGCGCGGTCGGGGGCGCGCTGCGCATCGGCCGGACGGTCCGCAGGCCGACGGGTCCGTGGACGCCGGCCGTGCACCGCCTGCTCGCCTTCCTCGCCGACGAGGGCCTCGGCGGCGTGCCGAGGGTCGAGGGTCTCGACGACCAGGGCCGAGAGGTCCTGAGCTACGTCGAGGGTCGCGGCGTGCCGGTCGACGACGAGGTCGTGCTCGACACCGTGCTCGTCGAGGCGGTCACCTGGCTGCGCGGGTACCACGACGTCGTCGAGGGCTTCCGGCCCGAGGAGCCGTTGCGCTGGCGGGGGACGGGGGAGGAGCCGGTGACGCTCGCGCCCGACCAGGTCGTCTGCCACCACGACCCCGGCGCCTACAACTGGATCGTCCAGAGCGGCCACTTCGTGGCGATGATCGACTGGGACATGGCCGGGCCAGGGCGGGCCATCGACGACCTCGCGTTCCTCGCCTGGACGGGCGTCCCGCTCTACCGCGACATCGGCGTGGAGGAGACCGCCCGCCGTCTCGACCTCGTCGTGGAGGCCTACGGCGAGTGGGGTCCGATGACGTTGCTGGACGCGGTCGTCGAGCGCATGACGACGGCGAGCGAGCGGATCGCGGCCGGCATCGCCCGCGGCGACGCGGGCATCGCGAACCTGCAGAAGGTGGGCGAGCCGCAGCGCACCCGCGACCGCGTCGCCGCCTTCCGGGAGCGCGTCCCGGCCATCCTCGACGCCCTGCCGTAG
- a CDS encoding YibE/F family protein — MAHGHAHSHDDLDVGPPRQGLAATLAVVVGAISVAAIVAMVVLWPSSSQVPKAPNPLSGEGVTLLDGTVTAVKPFDCGSGGVGPDNQPTVDGDCAKVTAETDDGDATFTLDSARYQAGIDTGDEIEVLRIAPQGQPATFEFYDFQRTFPLQALAIAFAVLVVAVARWRGLFALVGIGVTLVALMQFILPALLAGKSALPVAIVGSTVIMTVVLYLAHGVSIRTTSALFGTYFGIIGTALMGALATDWASLTGIGSEDDRTLVATVPTLSMSGVVAATMVIAGLGVLNDVTVTQASAVWEMRALQPTARARELFMSAMRIGRDHIASSVYTLVFAYAGSAMTVLLLISAYSRPLGEMATTEELGQEIVRTLVGAIGLVLAVPVTTAIAVALAPPAEDEPLTPARPAGRRRATS; from the coding sequence GTGGCTCACGGACACGCACACTCCCACGACGACCTCGACGTCGGACCGCCCCGTCAGGGCCTCGCCGCGACGCTCGCCGTCGTGGTCGGCGCCATCTCGGTGGCCGCGATCGTCGCGATGGTCGTGCTCTGGCCGTCGTCGTCGCAGGTGCCCAAGGCACCCAACCCCCTCAGCGGCGAGGGCGTGACCCTGCTCGACGGCACCGTCACCGCGGTCAAGCCGTTCGACTGCGGGTCCGGCGGCGTGGGGCCGGACAACCAGCCCACCGTCGACGGCGACTGCGCCAAGGTGACCGCCGAGACCGACGACGGCGACGCCACGTTCACCCTCGACTCCGCGCGCTACCAGGCCGGGATCGACACGGGCGACGAGATCGAGGTGCTGCGCATCGCACCCCAGGGCCAGCCGGCGACGTTCGAGTTCTACGACTTCCAGCGCACCTTCCCGCTGCAGGCGCTGGCGATCGCGTTCGCGGTCCTCGTGGTGGCCGTCGCGCGGTGGCGCGGCCTCTTCGCGCTCGTCGGCATCGGCGTCACGCTGGTCGCGCTGATGCAGTTCATCCTGCCCGCCCTGCTCGCGGGGAAGTCGGCCCTCCCGGTGGCCATCGTCGGCTCGACGGTGATCATGACGGTCGTGCTCTACCTGGCCCATGGCGTGAGCATCCGCACGACCAGCGCGCTCTTCGGCACCTACTTCGGCATCATCGGCACCGCGCTGATGGGGGCGCTCGCGACCGACTGGGCCAGCCTCACGGGCATCGGCTCCGAGGACGACCGCACGCTCGTGGCCACCGTGCCGACCCTCTCCATGTCCGGCGTCGTGGCCGCGACCATGGTGATCGCCGGGCTCGGCGTCCTGAACGACGTGACCGTCACCCAGGCGAGCGCGGTGTGGGAGATGCGGGCCCTGCAGCCCACCGCCCGCGCCCGGGAGCTGTTCATGTCGGCCATGCGGATCGGCCGCGACCACATCGCCTCGAGCGTCTACACGCTCGTCTTCGCCTACGCCGGCTCGGCCATGACGGTGCTGCTGCTCATCTCCGCCTACTCGCGACCCCTCGGGGAGATGGCGACCACCGAGGAGCTCGGCCAGGAGATCGTCCGCACCCTCGTCGGCGCGATCGGGCTTGTCCTCGCCGTCCCGGTGACCACGGCCATCGCCGTCGCCCTGGCCCCGCCTGCGGAGGACGAGCCGCTGACCCCGGCCCGACCCGCCGGCCGACGTCGCGCGACGTCGTGA
- the rnhA gene encoding ribonuclease HI, which produces MTTAPSTVPVLIHTDGGCKPNPGPGGWGAVLRYGSHVREMCGGERESTTNNRMELMAPIMALETLNRPSTVHLFTDSAYVRGGITSWMTGWERNGWRTSTKQPVKNVDLWKRLKQACERHELEWFWVKGHSGVPDNELADQLATRGLREAMRV; this is translated from the coding sequence ATGACGACCGCACCCTCCACCGTCCCCGTCCTCATCCACACCGACGGCGGCTGCAAGCCGAACCCGGGCCCGGGAGGCTGGGGTGCCGTGCTGCGCTACGGCTCGCACGTCCGGGAGATGTGCGGTGGCGAGCGCGAGAGCACGACCAACAACCGCATGGAGCTGATGGCACCGATCATGGCGCTGGAGACGCTCAACCGACCCTCCACGGTGCACCTGTTCACCGACAGCGCCTACGTGCGCGGCGGCATCACGTCGTGGATGACGGGCTGGGAGCGCAACGGGTGGCGCACCTCGACGAAGCAGCCGGTCAAGAACGTCGACCTCTGGAAGCGGCTCAAGCAGGCCTGCGAGCGGCACGAGCTGGAGTGGTTCTGGGTCAAGGGGCACTCGGGCGTCCCCGACAACGAGCTGGCCGACCAGCTCGCGACGCGCGGCCTGCGCGAGGCCATGCGCGTCTGA
- a CDS encoding DinB family protein: MSLHTADERSVLEGLLDVQRAEIALLLDEVDDTEARTRLVPSATTVLGLVKHAVFVERVWFHSRVAGVPRERLGLPAAPADSFVLTNDDTIASVRADFDEACDISRAVAAAHDLDETWPWHDGPVSLRYVYAHMIAELARHAGHGDILVEQLLARRRQGVK, from the coding sequence ATGAGCCTGCACACCGCCGACGAACGTTCCGTGCTCGAGGGGCTGCTCGACGTGCAGCGGGCGGAGATCGCGCTGCTGCTCGACGAGGTCGACGACACCGAGGCGCGCACCCGGCTGGTGCCGTCGGCGACCACGGTGCTCGGGCTCGTCAAGCACGCGGTGTTCGTCGAGCGCGTCTGGTTCCACTCCCGGGTGGCGGGCGTCCCGCGCGAGCGTCTCGGCCTCCCCGCCGCACCGGCCGACAGCTTCGTGCTCACCAACGACGACACCATCGCATCGGTCCGCGCCGACTTCGACGAGGCGTGCGACATCTCCCGCGCCGTCGCCGCCGCCCACGACCTCGACGAGACCTGGCCGTGGCACGACGGACCCGTCTCGCTGCGCTACGTCTACGCCCACATGATCGCCGAGCTCGCTCGCCACGCCGGGCACGGCGACATCCTCGTCGAGCAGCTGCTCGCGCGGCGGAGGCAGGGCGTCAAATGA